Part of the bacterium genome, TGAGATAAAGCATCTCTCTGCCCTGAGAGGCTGCCTTCTCAGCTATTAGCATAATATCTCTGACAGCATATTTAATGCCTTTTGTCCTCTCAGCTGGTTTGATATGTGAATTCACTAATTCTCTCCCTTAAACTTAAGGTAAATAAGATAATGCCAAGTCCGTATAATGTCAATAGAATGTGCTGGCTGGGCACATAAGTAACACTTTTTGTTTAAGATTCTCATTGTAATTCTCAATATATCTCATAGGTGTTAAATAATCAAGCGCTTGATGAGGGCGATTAAAATTGTACTTAATCAGCCAATTTGATACAAAAAATACGTACTCCATATATTAATTGGAAGAAGCGGCACGCAATATTACCTTGACAGATGTTTAAGGCGCTTGACAAATGCTAAAAATCAAACTAGTTTCACTCCGCGCTTGCCTTTTGAAATCTCACCAATCAAATAGGCTTCTTCTCTTACTTCAGAGAGAAAAGACATTACTTTATCAGCTTCTTTTTTGGAAACCACAAGTATCATCCCAATTCCCATATTAAACACTTTAAACATTTCCTTTGCTTCAATATTCCCTTTTTTCTGAATTTGTTCAAATATATGTGGTGTTTTCCAGCTTTTTGTATTTATATGAGCCTGGCAATCTTTTGGGAGAACCCTTACAAGATTTCCTTCAATGCCTCCGCCAGTTATATGCGCCATACCTTTTATCTTGCATTTTTCCAAAAGCTTCATAATGACCTTGACATAAATTCTGGTAGGTGTCAGAAGCTCTTTCTTTAATCCTGAATCAATCTTATCAATATTAAATACCTTTCTTACTAAAGAAAAACCATTGCTGTGCAGCCCTGAGGATTGAAGTCCTATTATGATATCACCTGAAGTGATTTTTGCTCCGGTTATTATTTTATTCTTATCCACAATCCCTACTGTGAATCCTGCAAGCTCATATTCGCCCGGCTTATAAAATCCGGGCATTTCTGCTGTTTCTCCGCCAAGCAAAGCGCACTCTGCCTCCCTGCATCCCTTGACAATTCCTTCTACAACACTTGCTGCGCTTTTAACATTAAGACGCCCTGTAGCTAAATAAT contains:
- a CDS encoding transposase, whose amino-acid sequence is MEYVFFVSNWLIKYNFNRPHQALDYLTPMRYIENYNENLKQKVLLMCPASTFY
- the purM gene encoding phosphoribosylformylglycinamidine cyclo-ligase; amino-acid sequence: MKKLTYKKAGVDIKKGDKFVDIIKPLAKSTFDKGVLSGLGGFAGFYEPDITKYTKPVLLGATDGVGTKLEIACKCKTYNTVGIDLVAMCVNDLIVQGAKPLFFLDYLATGRLNVKSAASVVEGIVKGCREAECALLGGETAEMPGFYKPGEYELAGFTVGIVDKNKIITGAKITSGDIIIGLQSSGLHSNGFSLVRKVFNIDKIDSGLKKELLTPTRIYVKVIMKLLEKCKIKGMAHITGGGIEGNLVRVLPKDCQAHINTKSWKTPHIFEQIQKKGNIEAKEMFKVFNMGIGMILVVSKKEADKVMSFLSEVREEAYLIGEISKGKRGVKLV